In a single window of the Nicotiana tomentosiformis chromosome 8, ASM39032v3, whole genome shotgun sequence genome:
- the LOC104106230 gene encoding chloride channel protein CLC-f-like isoform X1: MSVGEYSGDHNVLLRSNSSASDGDLEGQLPHKTGSSKGITDLLKRLDRGFSNRRSSSLKRSDRDHSVASTSGSGNVCADEILGDSAPPEWALLLVGCLLGLAIGLCVAAFNRGVHVVHEWAWAGTPNEGAAWLRLQRLADTWHRILLIPVLGGVIVGMLHGLLEILDQITQSSSSPGQGLDLLAGIFPTVKAIQAAVTLGTGCSLGPEGPSVDIGKSCAYGCSVMMENNRERRIALVAAGAAAGIASGFNAAVAGCFFAIETVLRPLRAENSPPFTTAMIILASVISSTVSNAVLGEKQAFTVPTYDMKSAAELPLYLILGMLCGAVSVVFTRLVAWFSKAFQFLKEKFGLSDVVCPALGGLGAGIIALRYPGILYWGFTNVDEILHTGKTASAPGIWLLAQLAAAKVVATALCKGSGLVGGLYAPSLMIGAAVGAVFGGSAGELINSAIPGTTAIAQPQAYALVGMAATLASVCSVPLTSVLLLFELTKDYRILLPLMGAVGLAIWVPSVTIQAKEVEASDSKYVSKGYSVLSPDDEKNERNVWRHTGERNDLELAVIGCRSSHESLDEGLILEDLKVSQVMSNDYLRVAPNQTVKEALEFMHDSRQNFVIVVNAEDYLEGILTYGDIKRSLFNNSGDSSDRDLALKDYANTCLVSSICTRGINYRGRECGLITCYPDTDLAIAKQLIEAKGIKQLPVIKRGGDLNRERKRKIVAILRYKSIEESIRNEASRRKSVYQQRKEDNDKQMVKNGH, translated from the exons ATGTCCGTAGGCGAATATAGCGGCGATCACAACGTCCTGTTACGTTCGAATTCATCGGCGTCGGACGGAGATTTAGAAGGTCAGTTACCGCATAAGACTGGTAGTAGTAAAGGCATTACGGATCTATTAAAGCGTTTGGATCGAGGATTTTCGAATAGACGATCGTCGAGTTTAAAGCGTTCTGATAGGGACCACAGTGTTGCTTCTACTAGCGGTTCTGGTAACGTCTGCGCTGATGAAATTCTCGGTGATAGTGCTCCGCCGGAGTGGGCATTGCTGCTAGTTGGATGTCTCCTTGGCCTCGCTATTGGACTTTGTGTTGCGGCTTTCAATCGTGGG GTACATGTAGTACATGAGTGGGCTTGGGCTGGTACTCCTAATGAGGGAGCTGCTTGGCTTCGCTTGCAAAGGCTAGCTGACACTTGGCATCGGATACTTCTAATACCAGTCCTTGGTGGAGTCATTGTGGGCATGCTGCATGGTCTGCTTGAAATATTGGACCAAATAACACAATCCAGTTCTTCACCGGGACAAGGATTGGATTTATTAGCTGGAATCTTCCCTACTGTAAAGGCAATTCAGGCAGCTGTGACTTTGGGAACTGGTTGTTCTTTAGGTCCTGAAGGCCCTAGTGTAGATATAGGAAAATCTTGTGCCTATGGATGCTCAGTGATGATGGAAAACAACCGAGAAAGGAGAATAGCTCTTGTCGCTGCTGGTGCAGCTGCTGGAATTGCTTCAG GTTTCAATGCAGCAGTGGCTGGCTGTTTCTTTGCAATTGAAACAGTTTTAAGACCACTTCGTGCAGAAAACTCACCTCCATTTACAACTGCAATGATCATATTGGCTTCTGTGATATCGTCTACTGTTTCAAATGCTGTACTTGGAGAGAAACAGGCTTTCACTGTGCCCACGTATGATATGAAATCTGCTGCTG AGCTACCTTTATATCTAATACTGGGGATGCTGTGTGGAGCAGTAAGTGTGGTTTTCACTCGATTAGTCGCCTGGTTCTCTAAAGCATTTCAGTTCCTCAAGGAAAAGTTTGGACTTTCTGATGTTGTCTGCCCTGCTTTGGGTGGTTTGGGAGCTGGAATAATAGCTCTTAGATATCCTGGAATTCTCTATTGGGGTTTTACTAATGTTGATGAAATTCTTCATACTGGTAAGACTGCATCTGCACCTGGAATCTGGTTGCTAGCTCAACTAGCAGCTGCAAAAGTTGTGGCCACTGCATTATGCAAAGGTTCTGGTCTTGTTGGTGGTCTGTATGCACCAAGTTTAATGATAGGTGCTGCTGTGGGTGCTGTATTTGGAGGTTCAGCTGGGGAACTAATCAATTCAGCTATACCAGGGACTACTGCTATTGCTCAGCCGCAGGCGTACGCCTTG GTGGGAATGGCTGCTACATTGGCGTCAGTTTGTTCAGTGCCTTTGACTTCAGTCCTGCTTTTGTTTGAGTTGACAAAAGATTATAGAATATTGCTTCCCCTCATG GGTGCTGTTGGACTGGCAATTTGGGTGCCTTCTGTAACAATCCAGGCAAAGGAAGTGGAGGCATCAGATTCCAAGTATGTATCAAAAGGATACTCTGTCCTTTCACCAGATGATGAGAAGAATGAACGGAATGTTTGGAGGCACACAGGTGAGAGGAATGACTTGGAACTAGCTGTAATTGGATGTCGAAGCAGTCATGAATCTCTTGATGAAGGCCTAATTCTGGAAGATCTAAAG GTTTCTCAGGTTATGTCAAATGATTATTTGAGGGTCGCTCCAAACCAAACTGTGAAAGAAGCATTAGAATTCATGCATGATAGTCGACAGAATTTTGTTATTGTGGTTAATGCTGAAGATTATCTGGAAGGAATTTTAACATATGGTGACATCAAACGTAGTTTGTTTAACAACTCAGGGGATTCTTCCGACAGGGATTTGGCACTTAAAGATTAC GCAAATACTTGTCTTGTTTCCTCTATATGCACAAGAGGGATAAACTATCGTGGGCGAGAATGTGGACTTATAACTTGTTATCCTGACACCGACCTAGCAATTGCAAAGCAGCTAATTGAGGCCAAAGGAATCAAACAGTTGCCCGTGATCAAGCGTGGTGGAGACTTGAATCGAGAAAGAAAGCGCAAAATTGTTGCTATTCTGCGTTATAAGTCAATCGAAGAGTCTATCAG AAATGAAGCGAGTCGACGAAAATCAGTCTACCAGCAAAGAAaagaagacaatgacaaacagaTGGTAAAAAATGGTCATTAA
- the LOC104106230 gene encoding chloride channel protein CLC-f-like isoform X2 produces the protein MSVGEYSGDHNVLLRSNSSASDGDLEGQLPHKTGSSKGITDLLKRLDRGFSNRRSSSLKRSDRDHSVASTSGSGNVCADEILGDSAPPEWALLLVGCLLGLAIGLCVAAFNRGVHVVHEWAWAGTPNEGAAWLRLQRLADTWHRILLIPVLGGVIVGMLHGLLEILDQITQSSSSPGQGLDLLAGIFPTVKAIQAAVTLGTGCSLGPEGPSVDIGKSCAYGCSVMMENNRERRIALVAAGAAAGIASGFNAAVAGCFFAIETVLRPLRAENSPPFTTAMIILASVISSTVSNAVLGEKQAFTVPTYDMKSAAELPLYLILGMLCGAVSVVFTRLVAWFSKAFQFLKEKFGLSDVVCPALGGLGAGIIALRYPGILYWGFTNVDEILHTGKTASAPGIWLLAQLAAAKVVATALCKGSGLVGGLYAPSLMIGAAVGAVFGGSAGELINSAIPGTTAIAQPQAYALVGMAATLASVCSVPLTSVLLLFELTKDYRILLPLMGAVGLAIWVPSVTIQAKEVEASDSKYVSKGYSVLSPDDEKNERNVWRHTGERNDLELAVIGCRSSHESLDEGLILEDLKANTCLVSSICTRGINYRGRECGLITCYPDTDLAIAKQLIEAKGIKQLPVIKRGGDLNRERKRKIVAILRYKSIEESIRNEASRRKSVYQQRKEDNDKQMVKNGH, from the exons ATGTCCGTAGGCGAATATAGCGGCGATCACAACGTCCTGTTACGTTCGAATTCATCGGCGTCGGACGGAGATTTAGAAGGTCAGTTACCGCATAAGACTGGTAGTAGTAAAGGCATTACGGATCTATTAAAGCGTTTGGATCGAGGATTTTCGAATAGACGATCGTCGAGTTTAAAGCGTTCTGATAGGGACCACAGTGTTGCTTCTACTAGCGGTTCTGGTAACGTCTGCGCTGATGAAATTCTCGGTGATAGTGCTCCGCCGGAGTGGGCATTGCTGCTAGTTGGATGTCTCCTTGGCCTCGCTATTGGACTTTGTGTTGCGGCTTTCAATCGTGGG GTACATGTAGTACATGAGTGGGCTTGGGCTGGTACTCCTAATGAGGGAGCTGCTTGGCTTCGCTTGCAAAGGCTAGCTGACACTTGGCATCGGATACTTCTAATACCAGTCCTTGGTGGAGTCATTGTGGGCATGCTGCATGGTCTGCTTGAAATATTGGACCAAATAACACAATCCAGTTCTTCACCGGGACAAGGATTGGATTTATTAGCTGGAATCTTCCCTACTGTAAAGGCAATTCAGGCAGCTGTGACTTTGGGAACTGGTTGTTCTTTAGGTCCTGAAGGCCCTAGTGTAGATATAGGAAAATCTTGTGCCTATGGATGCTCAGTGATGATGGAAAACAACCGAGAAAGGAGAATAGCTCTTGTCGCTGCTGGTGCAGCTGCTGGAATTGCTTCAG GTTTCAATGCAGCAGTGGCTGGCTGTTTCTTTGCAATTGAAACAGTTTTAAGACCACTTCGTGCAGAAAACTCACCTCCATTTACAACTGCAATGATCATATTGGCTTCTGTGATATCGTCTACTGTTTCAAATGCTGTACTTGGAGAGAAACAGGCTTTCACTGTGCCCACGTATGATATGAAATCTGCTGCTG AGCTACCTTTATATCTAATACTGGGGATGCTGTGTGGAGCAGTAAGTGTGGTTTTCACTCGATTAGTCGCCTGGTTCTCTAAAGCATTTCAGTTCCTCAAGGAAAAGTTTGGACTTTCTGATGTTGTCTGCCCTGCTTTGGGTGGTTTGGGAGCTGGAATAATAGCTCTTAGATATCCTGGAATTCTCTATTGGGGTTTTACTAATGTTGATGAAATTCTTCATACTGGTAAGACTGCATCTGCACCTGGAATCTGGTTGCTAGCTCAACTAGCAGCTGCAAAAGTTGTGGCCACTGCATTATGCAAAGGTTCTGGTCTTGTTGGTGGTCTGTATGCACCAAGTTTAATGATAGGTGCTGCTGTGGGTGCTGTATTTGGAGGTTCAGCTGGGGAACTAATCAATTCAGCTATACCAGGGACTACTGCTATTGCTCAGCCGCAGGCGTACGCCTTG GTGGGAATGGCTGCTACATTGGCGTCAGTTTGTTCAGTGCCTTTGACTTCAGTCCTGCTTTTGTTTGAGTTGACAAAAGATTATAGAATATTGCTTCCCCTCATG GGTGCTGTTGGACTGGCAATTTGGGTGCCTTCTGTAACAATCCAGGCAAAGGAAGTGGAGGCATCAGATTCCAAGTATGTATCAAAAGGATACTCTGTCCTTTCACCAGATGATGAGAAGAATGAACGGAATGTTTGGAGGCACACAGGTGAGAGGAATGACTTGGAACTAGCTGTAATTGGATGTCGAAGCAGTCATGAATCTCTTGATGAAGGCCTAATTCTGGAAGATCTAAAG GCAAATACTTGTCTTGTTTCCTCTATATGCACAAGAGGGATAAACTATCGTGGGCGAGAATGTGGACTTATAACTTGTTATCCTGACACCGACCTAGCAATTGCAAAGCAGCTAATTGAGGCCAAAGGAATCAAACAGTTGCCCGTGATCAAGCGTGGTGGAGACTTGAATCGAGAAAGAAAGCGCAAAATTGTTGCTATTCTGCGTTATAAGTCAATCGAAGAGTCTATCAG AAATGAAGCGAGTCGACGAAAATCAGTCTACCAGCAAAGAAaagaagacaatgacaaacagaTGGTAAAAAATGGTCATTAA
- the LOC104106231 gene encoding putative 4-hydroxy-4-methyl-2-oxoglutarate aldolase 3 yields the protein MASLATAEVCDVNAGLLSNGDLRVLPPIFQIYGQSRAFSGPITTLKVFEDNVLVRELLETRGEGRVLVIDGGGSMRCALVGGNLGQLAQNMGWAGIVVNGCIRDADEINGCDIGVRALASHPQKSNKKGHGEKHVPVYIGGMLIREGEWLYADSDGILVSKTELSV from the coding sequence ATGGCATCTTTGGCAACAGCAGAAGTTTGTGATGTAAATGCAGGGCTTCTGTCAAATGGCGACCTGCGAGTTTTGCCACCTATCTTCCAAATATACGGGCAAAGTCGAGCTTTCTCTGGCCCCATTACAACCCTTAAGGTGTTTGAGGACAATGTGTTGGTCAGGGAGCTTCTTGAAACTAGAGGCGAAGGACGAGTTCTGGTTATAGATGGTGGAGGGAGCATGCGATGTGCTCTAGTAGGCGGGAACTTAGGACAATTAGCCCAGAATATGGGTTGGGCAGGTATTGTAGTTAATGGCTGCATTCGCGATGCAGACGAGATTAATGGCTGTGACATTGGCGTTCGTGCATTGGCATCGCACCCTCAGAAATCGAACAAGAAAGGCCATGGTGAAAAACATGTTCCTGTTTATATTGGAGGGATGTTGATTCGTGAAGGAGAGTGGTTATATGCAGATAGTGATGGCATCCTCGTATCGAAAACTGAATTGTCTGTCTAA
- the LOC104106233 gene encoding COP9 signalosome complex subunit 6a: MASSSSSVLTFKLHPLVILNISDHYTRVKSQSHSSANDGADSSPPPPPRVLGCVIGVQRGRTVEIFNSFELLYDPSTHSLDRPFLEKKQELYKKVFPNFYILGWYSTGSDAQESDMHIHKALMDINESPVYILLNPSISRAQKDLPITIYESELHIIDGIPQLIFVQASYTIETVEAERISVDHVAHLKPSDGGSAATQLAAHLTGTHSAIKMLNSRIRVLQHYLLSMQKGEIPCENSLLRQVSSLLRRLPTIESERFRDDFLMEYNDTLLVSYLAMFTNCSSTMNELVDKFNTAYERHSRRGGRTAFI, encoded by the exons ATGGCGTCATCGTCGAGCAGCGTCTTAACGTTCAAGCTCCACCCGCTCGTTATACTAAACATATCGGATCACTACACTCGGGTCAAATCTCAGTCTCACTCCTCCGCCAACGACGGTGCCGATTCCTCTCCGCCACCACCGCCTAGGGTATTAGGTTGCGTTATCGGCGTACAGAGAGGCCGCACTGTCGAGATATTCAACAGCTTCGAACTCCTTTATGATCCCTCGACTCACTCCCTCGACCGGCCTTTCCTCGAAAAGAAGCAAGAACTCT ATAAGAAGGTGTTTCCTAATTTCTATATACTGGGGTGGTATTCAACTGGGAGTGATGCTCAGGAATCAGATATGCACATTCACAAAGCT TTGATGGATATCAATGAAAGTCCTGTCTACATTCTTCTCAATCCTTCTATCAGTCGTGCACAGAAGGACTTGCCAATCACTATCTATGAAAGTG AGTTGCACATCATTGATGGCATCCCACAGCTTATTTTTGTCCAAGCAAGCTACACAATAGAG ACGGTTGAAGCTGAACGGATTTCTGTTGATCATGTCGCACATCTTAAACCATCTGATGGAGGCTCTGCTGCAACTCAGT TGGCTGCGCACCTTACCGGCACACATAGTGCCATCAAGATGCTGAACAGCAGAATTAGAGTGCTACAACATTATCTTCTTTCTATGCAAAAAG GTGAAATCCCTTGTGAGAATTCATTGCTCAGGCAGGTCTCCAGTCTTTTAAGAAGATTACCAACAATTGAGTCGGAGAGATTTCGAGATGATTTCTTGATG GAATATAATGACACATTGTTAGTTAGTTACCTGGCCATGTTCACCAACTGCTCTAG TACAATGAACGAGTTGGTTGACAAATTCAACACTGCATATGAGCGGCATAGTAGGAGGGGTGGTAGAACTGCTTTTATCTGA